The Sphingobacterium bambusae genome includes a window with the following:
- the fusA gene encoding elongation factor G: MARDLKFTRNIGIAAHIDAGKTTTTERILYYSGVNHKIGEVHEGASTMDWMEQEAERGITITSAATTVFWNYRGNKYQVNVIDTPGHVDFTVEVNRSLRVLDGLVFLFSAVDGVEPQSETNWRLADNYKVPRIGFVNKMDRSGADFLKVVKQVKDMLGSDAVALQLPIGAEDSFTGVVDLINNRGIVWNEHDKGMTFTEVPIPDDMLDEVAEYREKLLEAVAGYDETLMEKFFEDPNSLTEREILNALRAAVLDNSIVPMVCGSSFKNKGVQTMLDLVMELLPSPLDSEGVKGTHPDSGEELLRKPSVNEPFAALGFKIATDPFVGRLCFIRAYSGKLDAGSYVLNTRSGNKERISRIFQMHANKQNPIPFIEAGDIGAVVGFKDIKTGDTLCDEKHPIVLESMVFPEPVIGLAIEPKTQADVDKLGIGLGKLAEEDPTFVVKSDEETGQTVISGMGELHLEILIDRLKREFKVEVNQGAPQVAYKESIKGTSEHREVYKKQSGGRGKFADIKVVVSPIDEDYDTSKSALQFVNEIVGGSIPKEYIPSVQKGFESSLKNGVLAGYPLSGMKVRLIDGSFHAVDSDSLSFELAAKMAYREALPKCTPVLMEPIMKVEVLTPEENMGDVMGDLNRRRGQMQGLDSRNGAQVIKALVPLSEMFGYVTQLRTITSGRATSTMEFDHYEEAPRNVAEEVIAKSKGRVKGSVE, translated from the coding sequence ATGGCAAGAGATTTAAAATTCACTAGAAACATCGGTATCGCTGCCCACATTGATGCTGGTAAAACAACAACAACTGAGCGTATTCTTTACTACTCAGGTGTTAACCACAAAATCGGTGAGGTTCACGAAGGTGCTTCAACGATGGACTGGATGGAGCAAGAGGCTGAGCGTGGTATCACGATCACTTCTGCTGCTACAACAGTATTCTGGAACTACCGTGGCAACAAATACCAAGTAAACGTTATTGACACCCCAGGTCACGTTGACTTTACCGTAGAGGTAAACCGTTCCTTGCGTGTACTTGACGGATTGGTATTCTTGTTTTCGGCAGTTGATGGTGTAGAGCCTCAATCAGAAACAAACTGGCGTTTAGCAGACAACTATAAAGTGCCCCGTATTGGTTTCGTTAACAAAATGGACCGTTCAGGTGCTGACTTCTTAAAAGTTGTTAAGCAAGTTAAAGATATGTTAGGTTCTGACGCGGTAGCATTACAATTGCCTATCGGTGCGGAAGACTCTTTCACCGGTGTTGTTGACTTGATCAACAACCGTGGTATCGTTTGGAATGAGCACGATAAAGGAATGACCTTTACCGAAGTGCCAATCCCTGACGATATGCTTGACGAAGTTGCCGAATACCGTGAGAAATTATTAGAAGCGGTAGCTGGATACGATGAAACTTTGATGGAGAAATTCTTCGAAGATCCAAATTCATTGACAGAGCGTGAAATCTTGAACGCTTTACGTGCAGCTGTATTAGATAACTCTATCGTTCCTATGGTTTGTGGTTCATCTTTCAAAAACAAAGGTGTGCAAACGATGTTGGATCTTGTGATGGAATTGTTGCCTTCGCCTTTGGATTCTGAAGGAGTTAAAGGTACCCACCCTGATTCAGGAGAAGAGTTGTTGCGCAAACCTAGCGTTAACGAGCCTTTCGCTGCTTTAGGTTTCAAAATCGCTACTGACCCATTCGTAGGTCGTTTATGTTTCATCCGTGCTTACTCTGGTAAGTTAGATGCTGGTTCTTACGTTTTGAACACTCGTTCAGGAAACAAAGAACGTATCTCTCGTATCTTCCAAATGCACGCTAACAAGCAAAACCCTATTCCTTTTATCGAAGCTGGTGATATCGGCGCGGTAGTAGGTTTCAAGGATATCAAAACTGGAGATACACTATGTGACGAAAAACACCCTATCGTGTTGGAGTCTATGGTATTCCCTGAGCCAGTTATCGGTTTAGCAATCGAGCCTAAGACACAGGCTGACGTTGATAAACTAGGTATCGGTCTTGGTAAATTAGCTGAAGAGGATCCTACATTTGTTGTTAAATCTGACGAAGAGACTGGTCAAACAGTAATCTCTGGTATGGGTGAGCTTCACTTAGAGATCTTGATCGACCGTTTGAAACGTGAGTTCAAAGTTGAGGTAAATCAAGGTGCTCCTCAGGTTGCTTACAAAGAGTCTATCAAAGGTACTTCTGAGCACCGTGAGGTTTACAAAAAACAATCAGGTGGTCGTGGTAAATTTGCGGATATCAAAGTTGTTGTATCGCCTATCGACGAAGATTACGACACCTCTAAATCTGCACTTCAATTTGTAAACGAAATCGTAGGTGGATCTATTCCTAAAGAATATATCCCATCTGTACAAAAAGGTTTCGAAAGCTCGTTGAAAAACGGTGTATTGGCAGGTTACCCACTTTCTGGCATGAAAGTTCGTTTGATTGATGGTTCATTCCACGCAGTCGATTCAGACTCTCTATCTTTCGAATTGGCAGCTAAAATGGCTTACCGTGAGGCATTGCCTAAATGTACGCCAGTATTGATGGAGCCTATCATGAAAGTAGAAGTATTGACTCCAGAAGAGAACATGGGTGATGTAATGGGTGACTTAAACCGTCGTCGTGGTCAGATGCAAGGTCTTGACTCACGTAACGGAGCACAAGTTATCAAAGCATTGGTACCACTTTCTGAAATGTTCGGTTACGTAACACAATTGCGTACGATCACTTCTGGCCGTGCAACATCTACTATGGAGTTCGATCACTACGAAGAGGCACCTCGTAACGTTGCTGAAGAAGTAATCGCAAAATCAAAAGGCAGAGTTAAAGGATCTGTAGAATAA
- the rpsG gene encoding 30S ribosomal protein S7 yields the protein MRKSKPKKRIILPDPKFNDTQVTRFVNNMMLDGKKSTAYSIFYDAVELVEQKTQESGLEAWKKALNNVMPAVEVKSRRVGGANFQVPMEVRPERKIALGMKWLISYARKRGEKTMFEKLAGEIISASKGEGAAVKKKEDTHKMAEANKAFSHFRF from the coding sequence ATGAGAAAGTCAAAACCAAAAAAGAGAATCATTTTACCTGACCCGAAGTTTAACGATACTCAGGTAACACGTTTCGTAAACAATATGATGTTAGATGGTAAAAAATCTACAGCATATTCTATCTTTTACGATGCAGTAGAATTAGTAGAACAAAAAACACAAGAGAGCGGTCTTGAGGCTTGGAAAAAAGCGTTGAACAACGTAATGCCAGCTGTAGAGGTTAAATCTCGTCGTGTTGGTGGTGCCAACTTCCAAGTTCCTATGGAAGTTCGTCCAGAGCGTAAAATCGCTTTAGGGATGAAATGGTTAATTTCTTATGCACGCAAACGTGGTGAAAAAACTATGTTCGAAAAATTAGCAGGAGAAATCATTTCAGCTTCTAAAGGTGAAGGTGCTGCTGTGAAGAAGAAAGAAGATACGCACAAGATGGCGGAAGCTAACAAAGCGTTCTCACACTTCAGATTCTAA
- the rpsL gene encoding 30S ribosomal protein S12, protein MPTIQQLVRKGRVALVDKSKSPALDSCPQRRGVCTRVYTTTPKKPNSAMRKVARVRLTNGKEVNAYIPGEGHNLQEHSIVLIRGGRVKDLPGVRYHIIRGALDTSGVAGRNQRRSKYGTKRPKPGQPAAAPAKGKKK, encoded by the coding sequence ATGCCTACTATTCAACAATTAGTTAGAAAAGGTAGAGTAGCTCTGGTTGACAAGAGTAAGTCGCCAGCGTTGGACAGCTGTCCACAGCGAAGAGGCGTGTGTACACGTGTATACACTACTACCCCTAAAAAACCAAACTCAGCAATGCGTAAAGTAGCTCGTGTACGTTTAACAAACGGTAAAGAGGTGAATGCTTACATCCCAGGTGAAGGCCACAACTTACAAGAGCACTCTATCGTGTTAATCCGTGGCGGTCGTGTGAAAGACTTACCGGGTGTACGTTACCACATCATCCGTGGTGCATTAGATACATCAGGTGTTGCAGGCCGTAACCAACGTCGTTCTAAATACGGAACAAAACGCCCTAAACCAGGACAGCCAGCAGCGGCACCTGCAAAAGGTAAAAAGAAATAA